TTGTAATCTAGCTGTGCGTTTGTTGCTCTTGTTTTACCTTTTGACTCGTTCAAGGGGCCGCAAGGACAAACTTGCAGGCCCTTTTTTTGCGGGCTGGAGGCCGCCAAACGCCGGGCATACCTGGTTGTCGGGCACAAGAGAGGCAAATAGATTTCAGAAGGATGAGGAAATAAGCAGTGAAAGAACAAGGAACAGTCAAGTGGTTCAATGCTTCGAAGGGCTTTGGGTTCATCCAGCGCCAGACCGGGGAGGATGTGTTCGTGCATTTCTCCGCGATTCAGATGGACGGTTACAAGTCCCTGAACGAGGGTCAGGCGGTGGAGTTCGAAGTGAAGAAGGGCCCCAAGGGCCTTCAGGCAGAGAACGTCACTAGCTTCTAGCCTGTGATTGGGGCGTCCCGGTCAGGACCGGGACGCCCACCTCAAGCGGTGCTCCACCCTCGGCGAGTGATCCTGAACCGGTAAAGAAGATCCAAGGAGGATATTGTGCAAGTTTTGAAAGAAGGGCAGACCATCAAGCATGAAGTTTACGGTCTCGGCGTCGTGAGCACCTCGGATAGCGAGCGCACCGCGGTGGAGTTCGACGATTACGGCTCAAAACTCTTTGTGACTGGCATTATGACCGCCGAACTGATCGGCGAAGCGCCGGAACACCCGGTGAAGCCCAAGCGGCGCCGCAAGCCGTCCACAGCCGCCAAGATGGCCAAAAAGGCAGCCGCCGCCCGCTAGCTCGCCTTCTCCGGAAAATATCGAAAGCCCCCGCGCCAGAAGGGTGCTGGGGTGTGTCTGCGCATCCTGCCGGCCGTCCTCCGACCGGCCTCCAATCGTGCTCCAACTGGGGTCTAACTCCCAGCTTCTGGGCGGTAGGGCGCAACAGCGGAACTGTGATAAGGTCAGGCGCAATCGGAGGTGCACATGCGCAAAGGACTGGTCATTCTCGGTGTGGTCCTGCTCCTGCTCGGTCTGGCGGCGCTCCTCCATCCCAACATCACTTACAGCAAACGCGACGAAGTCATGAAGGTCGGCCCCATCCAGGCCACGGTGGAAAAGCAGGAAAACGTGCAGGTGCCCGTGGGCGTGGCGGCGCTGCTGCTCATCGCGGGAATCGGCCTAGTGGTGATCGGCGCGCAGGTCAAGCGCTGAGCGCGCGCCGCTGCAGGCTCCCCAACAACCTTCCTTGCCATGCGTGACAGCAAAGCAGTCAACAACGTGTGAACTTACTTACAGGCGGATTCGGTCTGCTCGAAGGCGTGGTAGGAGGAGCGGACAAGGGGGCCAGCTTCGATGTGCTTGAAGCCCATGGCTTCGCCGAGGATCTTGTATTCGGCGAATTCGTCGGGATGCAGGTAGCGGACGATGGGCAAGTGGTCGCGCGTTGGCTGGAGGTACTGGCCGAGGGTGAGGATGTCGGTGCCCTGCGCGGCGAGCTCCTGCAGGGTGTGCAGGACCTCCTGCTTTTCTTCGCCGAGGCCCAGCATCAGGCCGGTCTTGGTGGGGATCTCCGGGTGCAATTCCTTGGAGCGGCGCAGCAGTTCGAGGGAGCGCTCGTAGAGGGCGCCCTTGCGCACCTGGCGGTAGAGCCGCGGCACGGTCTCGGTATTGTGGTTGAGCACGTCGGGGCGCGCGGCGAGCACGACCTCCAGAGCATCCCAGTCACCGCGAAAATCGGGGATGAGCAGCTCGATCTTGCAGGCCGGAACGCGCCGGCGAATCTCCTGGATGGTGCGGGCGAAGATATGCGCGCCGCCGTCGGGCTGGTCGTCGCGGTTCACCGAAGTAACCACGGTGTAGCGCAGGCCCATGCGCGCGGCGGCTTCGGCCACGCGGCGGGGCTCGTCCTCATCGGGCGGCCCGGCGGGCCTGCCGGAGGGCACGGCGCAGAAGCCGCAGGCGCGCGTGCAGATGTCGCCGAGGATCATGAAGGTGGCAGTGCGGTGCTCCCAGCACTCGCCCATGTTGGGGCAGCGCGCGCTCTCGCAAACGGTGTTCAGCCCGAGCGTGCGCATGATGCCCTTGAGCTCCTGGTAGTTTTCCCCGCCCAGAAACTTCACGCGCAGCCAGTCCGGGCGCGGATGGGCTTGCGGGGAAGGAACGCCGGAGCCGGGCGAGTTAACGATGTGAAAGGGCGAGGTCATAGAACGTGCTCGAAGCTTTCATTTTACGCGCTTCGCGCGAGAGGTACAAACGGCCGCGCCGGGGAGTCCTGGGTTCCTTTCCGGTAAGGGGCCATTCTCAGCTAGCGCACAGTTTGCTGGTGATAACGTCTGTGATCAACAGCGCTGGCCTGACAGGCAGCGGAAGAAGCGCCCTGCCGTGCCGGTTACTGGAAAACTTGTCACACTGTCCTCGTTTTCGCCACCAGTGCTTTCTCCGCGTTGTGCCTTTTCATACGGTATAAGGCCTGGTCCGCTGCGCTCAGAAGTTTTTCGATTGTTTCTCCGTCTTGCGGGTAGACGGCAAAACCCGTGCTAATCGAAATCGGAGGCGTTCCCCCATCTTGCGCTACGCAGTCGCAGATGCGGAGCGCCACTTCTTCGGCTCCTTGCGCGGCAGTTTCGGGCAAGACGAGGGCGAACTCGTCTCCCCCATGGCGCGCGCTCGTGTCGATGGCGCGGGAATGAGCGCGGAGGACCGCGGCCACCCGGCAAAGCGCCCGAGTCCCCGCAGGGTGCCCGAACTGATCATTGATTTTCTTCAGCCTGTCCAAGTCAAAGAGCACCAGAGCAAAATTTCTTCCGGTGCGCTTGGCGCGTTCGATCTCAGCGTCCAGCACCTCCATCAGCCGCCGGTAGTTGGCGAGGCCGGTCAAGGAATCGGTTACGGCCAACAGGCGAACGCTCTCGAATAGCTGAATGTCGTCGAGCAACGTGCCCCCCAGCAGCAGCACATAACTGCTGAACTGAAGGATTCCCGCAAAGGCGAAAGTACTGTCGAGTTGGCGTTCCGACTGACTAGCGGCAAGAGAGCACCAGAAATTGAGGGTTGCGGCAAAGTAGAGGGAAAGGTCAAACGGAGAAGATGCATGTCTCAGACGCCGGTGATATCCGATGGTCGCCAGGAAGAAGAGTCCCGCTGGAACCAGATTTCCGGGCCTCGGAAAAGCTGCTCCAGAATGAATCACAAGGCCGGCCGGCAAGCGCACATGGGCGGCGCTGAAGAGAAACGCCGAGAGAACAACCAGAATCAGAGCCGCGATAAGCTCCCGGCCGGGGTGGCGCGCTCTCGGAAGGCGCCGTTCCACGACCAAGGCTGAAACGAGAAGCATGCCCAGCAAAGTCCGGCCAAGTACCCAGGTCATCGGGTCGCGCAAGCTCAAGTTGGACTCTGCATCCGAGAGACGAAAAGAAAA
This region of Terriglobia bacterium genomic DNA includes:
- the lipA gene encoding lipoyl synthase, which encodes MTSPFHIVNSPGSGVPSPQAHPRPDWLRVKFLGGENYQELKGIMRTLGLNTVCESARCPNMGECWEHRTATFMILGDICTRACGFCAVPSGRPAGPPDEDEPRRVAEAAARMGLRYTVVTSVNRDDQPDGGAHIFARTIQEIRRRVPACKIELLIPDFRGDWDALEVVLAARPDVLNHNTETVPRLYRQVRKGALYERSLELLRRSKELHPEIPTKTGLMLGLGEEKQEVLHTLQELAAQGTDILTLGQYLQPTRDHLPIVRYLHPDEFAEYKILGEAMGFKHIEAGPLVRSSYHAFEQTESACK
- a CDS encoding DUF3185 domain-containing protein; this translates as MRKGLVILGVVLLLLGLAALLHPNITYSKRDEVMKVGPIQATVEKQENVQVPVGVAALLLIAGIGLVVIGAQVKR
- a CDS encoding GGDEF domain-containing protein, with the translated sequence MNKTPSAWNFVEGPGGLWLSFGLGGGVFALSWWLRSFSPTFDLLLFTQLQFTSGILAITFAAAALVRFRGTRERLPLILASGFVIVGLTLASSSFFSFRLSDAESNLSLRDPMTWVLGRTLLGMLLVSALVVERRLPRARHPGRELIAALILVVLSAFLFSAAHVRLPAGLVIHSGAAFPRPGNLVPAGLFFLATIGYHRRLRHASSPFDLSLYFAATLNFWCSLAASQSERQLDSTFAFAGILQFSSYVLLLGGTLLDDIQLFESVRLLAVTDSLTGLANYRRLMEVLDAEIERAKRTGRNFALVLFDLDRLKKINDQFGHPAGTRALCRVAAVLRAHSRAIDTSARHGGDEFALVLPETAAQGAEEVALRICDCVAQDGGTPPISISTGFAVYPQDGETIEKLLSAADQALYRMKRHNAEKALVAKTRTV
- a CDS encoding cold-shock protein; translation: MKEQGTVKWFNASKGFGFIQRQTGEDVFVHFSAIQMDGYKSLNEGQAVEFEVKKGPKGLQAENVTSF